The genomic stretch GGCGGAGTAGACGTTGCCGTGCGCCAGCCGCCGGCGCAGCGCCTCGGCCGGCATGTCCACCAGCTCGATCTGCTCCGCCCGCCGCACCACCTCGTCCGGCACGGTCTCCCGCTGCGGCACCTCGGTGATCTTCTCGACGACGTCGTTGACCGACTCCAGGTGCTGGATGTTGACCGTCGTCACCACGTCGATGCCGGCCGCCAGCAGCGTCTCCACGTCCTGCCAGCGCTTGGCGTTGCGGCCGCCCGGCGGGTTGGAGTGCGGCAGCTCGTCCACCAGCGCGATCTCCGGCCGGCGTTCGAGCACCGCGTCGAGGTCCATCTCGGTGACGGTGGTGCCGCGGTACTCGCGGACCGCCCGCGGGACCACCTCAAGGCCCTCCAGCATCGCCAGGGTGCGCTCGCGCTTGTGGCACTCCACGAACGCCACCACCACGTCGGTGCCGCGGGCGATCCGGCGGTGTCCCTCGTCCAGCATCCGGTACGTCTTGCCGACGCCCGGCGCCGCGCCCAGGAACACCTTCAGCCGGCCGCGCCGGGACCGCTGCGGGACGGGCGTGAGCAGCTCGGACACCCTCCGGGCCTGCTCCAGCGCCTGTTCGTGCGCCTGCTCGTACGACTGGCCGGCCGACCGGTTCAGCGGCTGTGCCGGAGCGGCTCCGGCCGTGCGGGGCGTGCCCGTGCCGGGGGCCGACTCGTCGGGGCGGTCAGGGCCCGAGGGGCCCGAGGGGCCCGAGGGGCCCGAGGGAGCGGAGGAGGCGGAAGCGGCGGCCATGGAGGGGCCTCCCGGGGCGGGGCCTGTGCGGACGATCATCACGTCCAAGCAACCCCGCGCCGGCCCCGCGCGACCAGAGTGTTGACGCTTTCCTGCCGCCTCGCCCCGGCACCTTGACGCTCTCTTGACGTGGCGTCGGCTCGCGTGCCCGGAGGGCCTTGCCCCGGCGGTCCTGCGGGGCGGTCGCGGGTGGCCGAGGGGTACGCCGCCCGGCCGTCGTCCCGGCGGGGCAGCCGGACCGGGCGGACCCACGCGCGGACGTACGGGAAGCGTGCGGGACGGCGTACAGGGCCGGCGAACGGGCCGGCGAACGGGGTGGCGGACGGGTGGCGCGGGCGGCCGCGAAAAGGAGCGGAGCCACCAACCGTGATGATCATAGGATCGGCGGATGGACGTCGTCTCGCTCGGGTACCGGACGGATCTGATGCTGCGGCGGATGGCCGGCGCCGCCGTCACCGACCAGGGCTCGTACCTGGCCGTGCGCACACCGGCCAACCCGGGCTTCTGGTGGGGGAACTTCCTCCTCCACCCCGAGCCGCCGCTCCCGGGCGACGCGCGCCGGTGGGCGGAGCGGTTCGCCGCCGAGTTCCCCGGCGCCGCCCACCTCGCCATCGGCGTGGACGGCACACGGGGCGCGACGGGCGACCCCGCCGAGCTCGAACGGCTCGGCGTGACGGTCGAGACGCTGACCGTCCTGACGGCGGACCGGCTGGCGCCGCCGGCCCGCCCGGCCCCCGGCGCCGTCCTCCGCCCACTGGCCGGCGACGACGACTGGGCGCAGGCCGTTGAGCTGAACCTCGCCTGTGCCGAGGGCCCGACGGGACCCTCGGCACAGGCGAACCACCGGCTCTTCGCCGAACGGCGGACGGCCGAGGCCCGCGCGCTGTGCGAGGCCGGGCACGGAGCCTGGTTCGGCGCCTTCGCCGACGGCCGGCTGCTCGCCGGGGCGGGGCTGTTCGGCGACGGCGGCGGGCTCGCGCGCTTCCAGAACGTCGAGACCCACCCGGACGTCCGGCGCCGCGGGCTGGCCACGCACCTCGTGCACCATGCCGGCGGCTGGGGGCTCGGGGCGTTCGGCGCCCGCGCCACCCTGGTGATCGTCGCCGACCCCGACCCCGACCACCACGCCATCGGCGTCTACCGCGCCCTCGGCTTCGCCGACGCCGAGCAGCAGGTGCAGCTGACCCGCCCACCCGCGCCCGCCGTCTCCACCGAGCCTGCCGTCTCCGCCGCGTCCGAGCGGCCCTGAGCGCGGCGGCCGGCCGGCGTCGTCAACCTCCCATCCCGGCCGCGCCCTCTCCTCCGCGTAACCGACTTGCGCCGAGGCCGGGTTACGTGGTCAATAGCCTCACCAAACCCATCGGAAACCGCCCGCGAACCGCTCGACCTCAGGGGGATTCATGGCAACGACGGAACCTCCGGGGCACTTCGACGTGCCTCCGCCGCCGACCGCGCCGCCGGCCGCACCGCCCGTGTTCGCGCCCAGCGTCGACCTGATGGTCAGCAAGCGGCTGCTCTGGGTCGGGGGTGCCTGCTACCCGCTGGAGAACGTCGCGCGAGTGCACACCCTCACCATCCATCCCCGGCGCAAGGAGGCGGTGGTCCTCTTCCTCAGGAGAAGCGTGATCATCGCGGCCGTGACCATCGCCCTCACCATCATCGGCGGCCTGACCTTCCTGGGGAGCCGGGACGCGGGCAGCGGACTGCTCACCCTCGTCTACCTCGGGGCGGCGGCCGCCGGGGTCTACTCCCTCGTGGAGATGATCCAGGTCCTCACCGCCCAGCCGCACTTCGTGCTGGCCGTCGAGACCGCCGGTCCGTCCCAGGCGGTGGTGACCAGCCGGAACCCGCAGCTGCTGAACCAGCTCGTCCGGCAGATCGCCGACGCCATCGAGAACCCCGAGGCCCAGTTCCAGGTGACGGTGGAGAGCATCTCGTTCAGCCCGAAGCACTACTACTTCGGGGACAACGTCAACATGTACGGGGGCAGCGGCAACGTGGGAATGGCGGGGGCATGAGCACCAACCACTACTACGGCGACAACGTGAACATGTACGGCGGGCAGAACAACGTCGGCATGATCAAGAACCAGACGGTGCCCGCGGCGCCCGAGTCGGCCGAACTCCGGGCGGTGGTCCAGGAGCTGCTGCACCTGGTCCGGGAACTGCGCGCCCAGGTACCGCCGTTCAGTGTGCGGACCATCGACGAGGCGCTTCCGGTCATCACCGCCGACGCCACCGTGCCGGCCCAGGAGCGGCACCGCGCCCTGATGGCCGTAGCGGGCATCGCC from Actinacidiphila yeochonensis CN732 encodes the following:
- a CDS encoding GNAT family N-acetyltransferase, with the translated sequence MDVVSLGYRTDLMLRRMAGAAVTDQGSYLAVRTPANPGFWWGNFLLHPEPPLPGDARRWAERFAAEFPGAAHLAIGVDGTRGATGDPAELERLGVTVETLTVLTADRLAPPARPAPGAVLRPLAGDDDWAQAVELNLACAEGPTGPSAQANHRLFAERRTAEARALCEAGHGAWFGAFADGRLLAGAGLFGDGGGLARFQNVETHPDVRRRGLATHLVHHAGGWGLGAFGARATLVIVADPDPDHHAIGVYRALGFADAEQQVQLTRPPAPAVSTEPAVSAASERP
- a CDS encoding DUF6232 family protein yields the protein MATTEPPGHFDVPPPPTAPPAAPPVFAPSVDLMVSKRLLWVGGACYPLENVARVHTLTIHPRRKEAVVLFLRRSVIIAAVTIALTIIGGLTFLGSRDAGSGLLTLVYLGAAAAGVYSLVEMIQVLTAQPHFVLAVETAGPSQAVVTSRNPQLLNQLVRQIADAIENPEAQFQVTVESISFSPKHYYFGDNVNMYGGSGNVGMAGA